From Streptomyces sp. TLI_105, the proteins below share one genomic window:
- a CDS encoding beta-N-acetylhexosaminidase, with the protein MRQRLTIPRLIGSLLLFATAGVGCGEAAADTDATDGKAPGSAAAEPEVRPLGRIVPVPASVTPEGEPYTLTAATRIGVDASSGESQALGRYLAGLLRPATGFPLPVVDDRAAGHGIRLRLDPDETGLGDEGYRLRSAPDGLTLTAREPAGLFRGVQTLRQQLPSAVERKSVQPGPWKIAGGTVTDTPRYAYRGAMLDVARHFFTVDEVKRYIDQLALYKVNTLHLHLSDDQGWRIAVDSWPRLTTHGGSTEVGGGTGGFYTKAQYREIVEYAASRYQEVIPEIDMPGHTNAALASYAELTCDGVAPPLYTGTKVGFSSLCVPKPVTYDFVDDVVREIAALTPGRYLHIGGDEAHSTSHADYVTFMDKVQPVVAKYGKTVVGWHQLTGATPAEGALVQYWGLDRTPAEEKERVAAAARNGTGLILSPADRTYLDMKYTKDTPLGLAWAGYVEVRRSYDWNPATYLPGAPEDAVRGVEAPLWTETLASTGDLDVMAFPRLPGIAELGWSPAAAHDWDTYKERLAEQAPRFDALGITWYRSPEVPWPAE; encoded by the coding sequence GTGAGACAGCGCCTGACGATTCCGCGCCTGATCGGATCCCTGCTCCTGTTCGCGACCGCCGGCGTCGGCTGCGGAGAGGCCGCCGCCGACACCGACGCCACCGACGGCAAGGCACCCGGGAGCGCCGCCGCCGAACCCGAGGTCCGCCCGCTCGGCCGCATCGTGCCCGTACCGGCCTCCGTCACCCCCGAGGGCGAGCCCTACACCCTCACCGCCGCCACCCGCATCGGCGTCGACGCGAGCTCCGGCGAGTCCCAGGCCCTCGGCCGCTACCTCGCCGGACTCCTCCGCCCCGCCACCGGCTTCCCGCTCCCCGTCGTCGACGACCGCGCCGCCGGCCACGGCATCCGGCTCCGCCTCGACCCCGACGAGACCGGCCTCGGCGACGAGGGCTACCGGCTCCGCTCCGCGCCCGACGGCCTCACCCTCACCGCCCGCGAACCCGCCGGCCTCTTCCGCGGCGTCCAGACCCTGCGCCAGCAGCTCCCCTCCGCCGTCGAACGGAAGAGCGTCCAGCCGGGCCCCTGGAAGATCGCCGGCGGCACCGTCACCGACACCCCGCGCTACGCCTACCGGGGCGCCATGCTCGACGTCGCCCGCCACTTCTTCACCGTCGACGAGGTGAAGCGGTACATCGACCAGCTCGCCCTCTACAAGGTCAACACCCTCCACCTGCACCTCTCCGACGACCAGGGCTGGCGCATCGCCGTCGACTCCTGGCCCCGCCTCACCACCCACGGCGGCTCCACCGAGGTCGGCGGCGGCACCGGCGGCTTCTACACCAAGGCGCAGTACCGCGAGATCGTGGAGTACGCCGCCTCCCGCTACCAGGAGGTGATCCCCGAGATCGACATGCCCGGCCACACCAACGCGGCCCTCGCCTCCTACGCCGAGCTCACCTGCGACGGCGTCGCCCCGCCCCTCTACACCGGCACCAAGGTCGGCTTCAGCTCCCTGTGCGTCCCCAAGCCCGTCACGTACGACTTCGTCGACGACGTCGTCCGGGAGATCGCCGCCCTCACCCCCGGCCGCTACCTCCACATCGGCGGCGACGAGGCCCACTCCACCAGCCACGCCGACTACGTGACCTTCATGGACAAGGTGCAGCCGGTCGTCGCCAAGTACGGCAAGACCGTCGTCGGCTGGCACCAGCTGACCGGCGCCACCCCCGCCGAGGGCGCCCTCGTCCAGTACTGGGGCCTCGACCGCACCCCCGCCGAGGAGAAGGAGAGGGTCGCCGCGGCCGCCCGCAACGGCACGGGCCTGATCCTCTCGCCCGCCGACCGCACCTACCTCGACATGAAGTACACCAAGGACACCCCGCTCGGCCTCGCCTGGGCCGGATACGTCGAGGTCCGCAGGTCGTACGACTGGAACCCCGCCACGTACCTCCCCGGCGCCCCCGAGGACGCCGTCCGGGGCGTCGAGGCCCCGCTGTGGACCGAGACCCTCGCCTCCACCGGCGACCTCGACGTCATGGCCTTCCCGCGCCTCCCGGGCATCGCCGAACTCGGCTGGTCCCCGGCGGCCGCCCACGACTGGGACACCTACAAGGAACGCCTCGCCGAGCAGGCCCCGCGCTTCGACGCGCTGGGCATCACCTGGTACCGCTCGCCGGAGGTGCCCTGGCCCGCCGAGTAG